One genomic region from Anticarsia gemmatalis isolate Benzon Research Colony breed Stoneville strain chromosome 7, ilAntGemm2 primary, whole genome shotgun sequence encodes:
- the LOC142974139 gene encoding uncharacterized protein LOC142974139 isoform X1 — MSFGLIIFMRRTSRGHSIFVFAVFSFNLFVRGSFQTQQDNAVSFSGDFESFIKELGSKVYKAQDVEETKRSKQTYHTTTNKNIRKTEFQNVLNTQKEALGDVLMMKLVSYYEDKYKLAHYDQRTTTERITIMKTYPPYVNKYNEVDANRNIFSDIDSYSHRRMRNERRYTTRKSQDDLPEVVIL; from the exons ATGTCGTTCGGTTTAATCATTTTCATGCGAAGGACATCGCGTGGACACTCTATCTTTGTTTTCgcagttttttcatttaacTTATTTGTAAGAGGAAGTTTTCAg ACGCAGCAAGATAATGCTGTGAGTTTTTCCGGTGATTTTGAGAGTTTCATAAAAGAATTGGGATCCAAAGTATACAAGGCACAGGATGTTGAAGAGACCAAACGCTCGAAACAAACCTACCACACAACTACAAACAAGAATATTCGGAAAACTGAA TTTCAGAATGTGCTTAATACTCAAAAAGAGGCGCTCGGTGATGTGTTGATGATGAAACTGGTTTCTTATTATGAAGATAAATATAAACTGGCACACTACGACCAACGGACGACGACTGAACGTATTACGATTATGAAGACGTACCCGccttatgttaataaatataatgaagttGACGCAAATCGTAATATATTCTCAGACATCGATAGCTACTCACACAGACGCATGCGCAACGAACGAAGATATACTACGAGAAAG AGCCAGGATGACTTACCTGAAgtcgttattttataa
- the LOC142974139 gene encoding uncharacterized protein LOC142974139 isoform X2, translated as MSFGLIIFMRRTSRGHSIFVFAVFSFNLFVRGSFQTQQDNAVSFSGDFESFIKELGSKVYKAQDVEETKRSKQTYHTTTNKNIRKTENVLNTQKEALGDVLMMKLVSYYEDKYKLAHYDQRTTTERITIMKTYPPYVNKYNEVDANRNIFSDIDSYSHRRMRNERRYTTRKSQDDLPEVVIL; from the exons ATGTCGTTCGGTTTAATCATTTTCATGCGAAGGACATCGCGTGGACACTCTATCTTTGTTTTCgcagttttttcatttaacTTATTTGTAAGAGGAAGTTTTCAg ACGCAGCAAGATAATGCTGTGAGTTTTTCCGGTGATTTTGAGAGTTTCATAAAAGAATTGGGATCCAAAGTATACAAGGCACAGGATGTTGAAGAGACCAAACGCTCGAAACAAACCTACCACACAACTACAAACAAGAATATTCGGAAAACTGAA AATGTGCTTAATACTCAAAAAGAGGCGCTCGGTGATGTGTTGATGATGAAACTGGTTTCTTATTATGAAGATAAATATAAACTGGCACACTACGACCAACGGACGACGACTGAACGTATTACGATTATGAAGACGTACCCGccttatgttaataaatataatgaagttGACGCAAATCGTAATATATTCTCAGACATCGATAGCTACTCACACAGACGCATGCGCAACGAACGAAGATATACTACGAGAAAG AGCCAGGATGACTTACCTGAAgtcgttattttataa